A region of Triplophysa dalaica isolate WHDGS20190420 chromosome 18, ASM1584641v1, whole genome shotgun sequence DNA encodes the following proteins:
- the mad2l2 gene encoding mitotic spindle assembly checkpoint protein MAD2B, whose translation MATLTRQDLNFGQVVADILCEFLEVAIHMILYVREVYPSGIFQKRKKYNVPVQMSCHPDLNRYIQDTLHCVKPLIEKNEAEKVVVVIMDKEHHPVERFVFEISQPPLLSISSDTLLSHVEQLLRAVILKISVCDAVLDNNPPGCTFTVLVHTREAATRNMEKVQVIKDFPWIVADEQEVHMEEPKLIPLKTMTSDILKMQLYVEEKAKKT comes from the exons ATGGCCACTTTGACGAGACAGGATCTTAATTTTGGGCAAG TTGTTGCCGATATTCTCTGCGAGTTTTTGGAGGTGGCCATTCACATGATTCTCTACGTCAGAGAAGTTTATCCATCTGGCATCTTTCAGAAGAGAAAGAAGTACAACGTACCTGTGCAG ATGTCATGCCACCCTGATTTGAACCGGTACATTCAAGACACTCTCCATTGTGTCAAGCCACTGATAGAGAAG AATGAAGCCGAGAAGGTGGTGGTAGTTATAATGGATAAAGAGCACCACCCAGTGGAGAGGTTTGTGTTTGAGATATCACAGCCTCCACTGCTATCTATCAG CTCAGACACTCTTCTGTCTCATGTGGAACAGCTGCTCAGAGCTGTGATACTGAAGATTAGTGTATGTGATGCTGTTCTTGACAACAATCCTCCAG GATGCACATTCACGGTGCTGGTACACACCAGGGAAGCTGCCACAAGAAACATGGAGAAGGTTCAGGTCATCAAG GATTTTCCATGGATTGTAGCAGATGAGCAGGAAGTTCACATGGAAGAGCCAAAACtcattcctttaaaaacaatgacttcTGATATTCTCAAG ATGCAGCTGTATGTAGAAGAAAAAGCGAAAAAGACATGA
- the LOC130407104 gene encoding LOW QUALITY PROTEIN: small integral membrane protein 1-like (The sequence of the model RefSeq protein was modified relative to this genomic sequence to represent the inferred CDS: substituted 1 base at 1 genomic stop codon), with the protein MESNGASVEYNRWNEENINMKVPDSQPNLIRLYNRLXTGQLGITVKVAAFVTVVVVIFLLGYVTGYYVHRC; encoded by the exons ATGGAATCAAATGGTGCCAGTGTTGAGTACAACCGCTGGAATgaagaaaacataaacatgaaagTACCCGACTCACAGCCCAATCTGATTCG ACTCTATAACAGACTGTGAACTGGACAGCTGGGCATTACTGTGAAGGTGGCAGCATTTGTTACTGTGGTAGTCGTGATATTCCTACTTGGATACGTCACTGGATACTACGTTCATCGATGCTGA